Genomic segment of Pseudothermotoga hypogea DSM 11164 = NBRC 106472:
CGAGATCAGGGACATAGTGAAGGATCACTACGGTGACGAGTACGATGCTTTGCTCGTGAGCACGTGTGAGGCGGCTCTCTGGCTGAGCTTCGACGTGTTGGTCTCACCACCGTTCACTGGCAGGGGTGACAAGTACAGAACCAGATACATCGTGCCTTATGAGAGACATTTGCACCATCACGGTGGTTACGGTAGACCCTTCCCACCTCAGTACAAGGACATCTTCGCAGATAGAGGTTGCACCGCAGGGGAGCTGGGATTCTATGGCAAGAGACTTGAAAATGTTGATGTCGTCATCGTTCCCATGGTTGGGGCGCGCTACACGGTGCACGGAATAAAGTACCATCCGACGATCCTCTTGAGCGGTGTGAAAGCTGAGGAGACGGCGAAACGAATAAGACAGGTGGCGGAACAGAACATCGAGATGCTTGCAGGTTTCTCTTCTCTCGGATACGACACGTTTGGCTATGGCTACGGTGAGAAAGATAAAGACGGTGCGCCGATACTGCAGAAGAGGCTCGGTGAACTCGCAGAAGAGTTCAACGTACCGTACATCGTCGACAACGCGTGGGGTGTTCCGTTCATTGGGACGGATCCGAGGAAGATTGGTGCGTGGGTCATGACCTACAGCATGGACAAGGCCGCGGGCGCACCAACCTGTGGATTGATCATCGGAAGAGAAGACATCATGGTCCCCATAAGGAGAGCAATGGGCACGCACGGTGACAGGTACGGAACTTGGTCGAGCTACGGCAAGGCGGCCTACGTGACCTTCGATCCAGGAAAAGAGGCGCTCGCCGGCGCGATCGCCGCTTTGAAAGCTCTGAAAGAGAAAGCAGACAAGTTCAAGAGGAACGTCGATAGGCTTTACGAGATCACCGTCGAGGAGTTCTCCAATCTTGATTCACGCATCAGACATATCTTCAGGATCTCCAAGAGCTACAACTCGGGCGCCGTCGAGGTCAACTACGACGATTGCTGGGAAAAAGGTGTGCCCTTCCCGATCTTTCCAATTGAGGACATGTACGCGGGTACAAACATACTCCAGATCGGTACCGATGCGATGGGTATCATCCAGACGATCGCGTACGATGGAAACATATTCATCTCGCTCGGTCTTGGTACGACAGACGAAAACGGTGACATCATCGAAGACAAAGCAAGACTGGCTATCAGAGGTCTTGTGAAGTTGATCGAGATCGTTGCCAAGTATTCGAACGTTCTGTGATGGGGTGGTGGTATGGCGAAGGTGCCAAGGGTGGTTGTCGTTGGAGGAGGTTGGGGTGGTTGTGCGGCCGCCGCGGCCGCACGTAAAGCTGGAGCCGAGGTCGTTTTGATAGAGAGAGCGGACATGCTGCTCGGAACCGGCCTCGTCGGTGGCATATTCAGAAACAACGGTCGGTTCACGGCGGCAGAAGAAATGTTGGAGATGGGTGCGGACATATTCGCCGTGATGGACAGATGCGCCATCCACACGAACGTGGAGTTTCCCGGACACAAGCACGCAAGCTTGTACAGCGTTTACAAGATCGAACCCGCCGTTCGAGAATACCTCACGGGTCTCGGCGTTCAGATTATGACCAACGCGCGTGTTATAGACGTCGCCAAGGAGAAAGACAAGATCGTGTGTGTCGTTGTTGAGAAGCATGAACCCGTGCGTGGGGACGTGTTCGTCGACGCGACCGGTACATCGGCCGTGCCGGCGAACTGCACGAAGTACGGCAACGGTTGTGCGATGTGCATCTTGAGGTGCCACAGTTTCGGCCCCAGGGTGAGCCTTACGACGAGGGTCGGCGTTGAAGAGTGGATCGGAAAGAAGCCGGATGGTAGCCTGGGTGCCATGAGTGGTTCTTGCAAACTCTGCAAAGACTCGATCGATCCGAGTATAGTGAGAGAACTCGAGGAGAAAGGTTGTGCACTCGTTCCTGTGCCCGAACATGTAAGAGAAGAAGAGAAGTTGTTAAGCATGAAGGCGTGTCAGCAGTACGCACTACCGGAATTCATCGAAAATTTGGTTCTGCTCGACACGGGCCCGGTGAAGCTGATGACCCCGTTCTTCCCACTCGAGCAACTCAGAAAGATTCCGGGTATGGAGAGGGCTCGTTATGAAGATCCCATCGCCG
This window contains:
- a CDS encoding FAD-dependent oxidoreductase yields the protein MAKVPRVVVVGGGWGGCAAAAAARKAGAEVVLIERADMLLGTGLVGGIFRNNGRFTAAEEMLEMGADIFAVMDRCAIHTNVEFPGHKHASLYSVYKIEPAVREYLTGLGVQIMTNARVIDVAKEKDKIVCVVVEKHEPVRGDVFVDATGTSAVPANCTKYGNGCAMCILRCHSFGPRVSLTTRVGVEEWIGKKPDGSLGAMSGSCKLCKDSIDPSIVRELEEKGCALVPVPEHVREEEKLLSMKACQQYALPEFIENLVLLDTGPVKLMTPFFPLEQLRKIPGMERARYEDPIAGGKGNSMRYFGFANCTPELQAIGPVDNLFCAGEKAGAMVGHTEAIVTGSLAGHNAVRKAIGEKLLRYPDELAVGDFVNHVIEEMKKEEGRQYKYTFSGSIYFKRMVQKNLYTTNVEEIKKRVHNANLKDIFNTKLV